The Pseudomonas parafulva genome window below encodes:
- the vasI gene encoding type VI secretion system-associated protein VasI, with translation MSNLERLACFDKSAGTPARVEPVRWSAPEQDSSTLRRVLDHEAGRPPEDLTFRLSAEGEGLLFSAPAIASAAPAPYLVISCVQNISRLQLVLGRPVDVGRVKVRLQGEQRSTHATSWRVLENGQVLDAGRGLPGIEQIRQLIGAHRIHVQSDNPAVDGLIFDAQGLDPLIDKARKTCRW, from the coding sequence GTGTCCAACCTCGAGCGCCTGGCTTGTTTCGACAAGTCCGCCGGAACACCGGCTCGCGTTGAGCCAGTGAGGTGGTCCGCGCCGGAGCAGGACTCATCCACCCTGCGCCGCGTATTGGATCACGAGGCGGGTCGGCCGCCAGAGGACCTGACGTTTCGCCTGAGCGCTGAAGGGGAGGGGTTGTTGTTTTCCGCGCCCGCTATCGCATCGGCAGCCCCAGCTCCGTACCTGGTCATCAGCTGTGTGCAGAACATCTCCAGATTGCAGTTGGTCCTCGGCCGCCCTGTCGATGTGGGTCGGGTGAAGGTGCGGTTGCAGGGCGAGCAGCGCTCGACACACGCGACGTCATGGCGGGTACTGGAAAACGGCCAGGTACTCGATGCTGGTCGAGGTTTACCGGGGATCGAGCAGATTAGGCAACTGATCGGAGCTCATCGCATCCATGTTCAGAGCGACAACCCGGCGGTCGATGGCTTGATCTTCGATGCCCAAGGGCTTGATCCACTCATCGATAAGGCGCGCAAGACATGTCGCTGGTAG
- the tssC gene encoding type VI secretion system contractile sheath large subunit gives MPKQNSTPVAVEKTADTLGSASLLDELMAETKLIPVQEGYQVAKQGVSAFIAELLKSNDPNQIINKHRVDQMIAEVDRVLSKQMDAILHQPEFQQLESSWRSLKLLVDRTDFRENIKLEVLHVSKDDLLDDFENAADITCSGMYKHVYTAGYGQFGGEPVAAMVGNYNFGPSSPDIKLLSYMASVGAMSHAPFLAAPSPEFFNLSSFEELPNLKEIKDIFAGPRHAKWRAFRESEDARHAALTGPRFMLRSAYHPQENPVQSYHYYENIDGEHDNYLWGNSAFLLASCINDSFARYRWCPNIIGPQSGGTVEDLPVHLYESLGQLQAKIPTEVLISDRKEFELAEEGFIALTMRKDSDNAVFFSANSAQKPKNFPKTPEGLQAQTNYKLGTQLPYLFIVNRLAHYIKVLQREQIGSWKERRDLESELNKWIKQYVADQENPSADVRGRRPLRAARVEVSDVAGDPGWYQVSLAVRPHFKYMGANFEISLVGRLDTQ, from the coding sequence ATGCCTAAGCAAAACAGCACTCCTGTGGCCGTTGAAAAAACTGCCGACACATTGGGCTCTGCCAGTTTACTCGACGAGCTCATGGCGGAAACCAAATTGATTCCCGTACAAGAGGGTTATCAGGTCGCCAAGCAGGGCGTCTCGGCCTTTATCGCTGAACTACTTAAAAGTAATGATCCAAATCAAATAATCAATAAACATCGCGTCGATCAGATGATCGCCGAGGTGGATCGGGTACTCAGCAAACAGATGGATGCGATCCTGCACCAGCCTGAGTTTCAGCAGCTTGAGTCCTCGTGGCGCAGCCTCAAACTTCTGGTGGACCGCACTGACTTCCGCGAGAATATCAAGCTTGAAGTCCTGCATGTCAGTAAGGACGACCTACTCGACGATTTCGAGAATGCTGCCGATATCACCTGCAGCGGAATGTACAAGCATGTCTACACAGCAGGTTACGGTCAATTTGGCGGCGAGCCAGTTGCGGCCATGGTGGGCAACTATAACTTCGGCCCCTCTTCCCCGGACATCAAACTGCTGAGTTACATGGCCTCCGTCGGCGCAATGTCTCACGCTCCCTTCCTCGCAGCGCCATCACCTGAGTTCTTCAATCTGAGCAGCTTCGAAGAGCTCCCCAACCTGAAAGAGATCAAGGACATTTTCGCTGGCCCGCGGCATGCCAAATGGCGAGCGTTCCGTGAAAGTGAGGATGCCCGCCATGCTGCGCTGACCGGTCCGCGTTTCATGCTTCGCTCGGCCTATCACCCACAAGAGAACCCCGTCCAGAGCTACCACTACTACGAGAATATCGACGGGGAGCACGACAACTACCTGTGGGGCAATTCAGCGTTCCTGCTGGCCAGTTGCATCAACGACAGCTTCGCCCGATACCGTTGGTGTCCGAACATCATTGGCCCGCAGTCCGGTGGCACCGTCGAGGATCTACCGGTGCACCTGTACGAGTCCCTCGGCCAGTTGCAGGCCAAGATCCCGACTGAGGTGCTGATTTCCGACCGCAAGGAGTTCGAGTTGGCTGAAGAAGGCTTCATCGCCTTGACCATGCGCAAGGACAGCGACAACGCCGTGTTCTTCTCCGCCAACTCGGCACAAAAGCCGAAGAACTTCCCCAAGACCCCAGAAGGGCTGCAGGCGCAGACTAACTACAAACTCGGCACCCAGTTGCCCTACCTGTTCATCGTCAACCGCCTGGCCCACTACATCAAGGTGCTGCAGCGCGAGCAGATCGGCAGCTGGAAAGAGCGTCGTGACCTTGAGTCCGAGCTCAACAAATGGATCAAGCAATACGTTGCCGACCAGGAAAATCCTTCTGCCGATGTGCGCGGCCGTCGGCCATTGCGTGCCGCGAGAGTCGAGGTGTCGGACGTTGCCGGCGATCCAGGCTGGTATCAGGTTTCGCTCGCCGTACGCCCGCACTTCAAGTACATGGGGGCGAACTTCGAAATTTCCCTCGTTGGGCGGCTCGACACGCAATGA
- the tssM gene encoding type VI secretion system membrane subunit TssM yields MTQLWKQLKRWNLPLVTRIGLAMPLLLVLAALLMLVAIWWLGPQWRWHEQQPLASTAHRGLASLVLVLIPLLCWLVVLRGRNQRLQSERNQAVAAELDQTLPFVQAQEKALDQGLSRFLHNAGGRRALYRLPWYLVVGDQYAGKTSLIDRTEQNFSLTRIDQTQARGRQVQSLAHPIGWWISNDAVIIDPPGAFISQESGDASPAAEAGAVPPATAARLWQHLLDWLLRNRSQRALNGVLLVVDLPALLHGTPEQRIALAHVLRTRVYEVSSQLGSRLPLYVILSKFDLLDGFDQLYAGLPAAAREEMLGFTFKLDAIGTFDAWLDEFSDHYDRMISQVFEQVLDRLDTLGDATLRARLFSLHAQLVGLRPILLGFLQEALASDRFTTPALVRGVYWSSVVQQGDMLNAFVREAAQPYKTKLPLREGKAQSKALVYFIQHAFRRVIYQEAGLAGDNIRVALRKRQLLWVGTGVGILALSVTIASWQRYFEINGAKAANVLAKSRVYSHREVDQRLDPTGHNLLQPLDQIRDAVSVFGDYRDAWPGVADLGLYQGRVIGPRVDEAYLSLLSKRFLPALASGVIDVMDTASPGSEQQMAALRVYRMLEDRQNRRPEWVEDWMARQWQQKFPGQGQLQRDLMRHLKYAMAYADAELPQYNQRIAEVQQSLRKMPLPERVYSSLKQQAGKQLPTDLDLRLQVGPAFDVVYQSSVGGRQGESVLVAPMLTAKGFRQYFEPHSQRFAEMAMVDEWALGERGQLDYSDADREALGERLRNLYSADFIDSWRRALNAFSVADFRDLDHGVEVLQQFTGPSAPLHRLLDTVRANTWLTSAVDTDAVAKAEMLGPTTRKSEQQQAWAIQRAFAGLTAMLRATGEKPSYYDETLGAIAAVHDYAKAVQDSPDRGKAALQAVLQRFSMTGPDPIGTLQRVATGLPEPINHQVGKLADQTAQVLNVEALRELERRWDAEVYSFFQQRLAGRYPFVVRAPDASLDDFEAFFGPKGRLQQFNNQYLRIFLKDNLEAMQADKQGRSLIRSDVIEQLEQADRIRETFFDQRGNLSVQFSIEPLGLSANQRTSLLDLDGQLISYTHGPRQIIGIIWPNTLGQHVRSNLTLLRQNGNSSSLEYRGPWSMFRLLSRGSLNGRTATSVDLSFRTGDGVMRYRLNAEKAFNPITQEPFKGFKLPRGLLQQSSNLEPTARARL; encoded by the coding sequence ATGACGCAATTATGGAAGCAACTCAAACGCTGGAACTTGCCGCTGGTAACGCGTATTGGTCTGGCGATGCCGTTGCTGCTCGTGCTGGCTGCTCTGCTGATGCTCGTTGCCATTTGGTGGCTTGGTCCGCAATGGAGGTGGCACGAGCAGCAGCCGTTGGCCAGCACGGCCCATCGGGGGTTGGCAAGCCTGGTGCTTGTGCTAATACCGCTGCTGTGCTGGCTGGTTGTGCTGCGCGGCCGTAATCAACGCCTGCAGTCCGAGCGCAATCAGGCCGTGGCCGCCGAGCTGGACCAAACGTTGCCGTTCGTTCAAGCGCAAGAGAAGGCACTGGACCAAGGGCTGTCGCGATTCCTGCACAATGCCGGTGGGCGACGTGCATTGTACCGACTGCCCTGGTACCTGGTAGTGGGCGACCAGTATGCAGGCAAGACCAGCTTGATCGACCGTACCGAACAGAATTTTTCTCTGACTCGCATCGACCAGACACAGGCGCGCGGCCGACAAGTGCAATCACTGGCCCACCCGATCGGTTGGTGGATCAGCAACGATGCGGTGATCATTGACCCGCCAGGCGCCTTTATCAGTCAGGAATCAGGGGACGCTTCGCCTGCCGCGGAAGCAGGCGCAGTGCCACCCGCCACTGCGGCCAGATTATGGCAGCACCTGCTGGACTGGCTGCTGCGCAACCGGAGCCAGAGAGCTCTCAACGGTGTGTTGCTGGTCGTCGATTTGCCTGCACTGCTGCACGGCACGCCTGAGCAACGCATTGCGCTGGCGCACGTGTTGCGCACGCGGGTGTACGAGGTGAGTAGCCAATTGGGCTCGCGCCTGCCACTGTATGTGATATTGAGCAAGTTCGACTTATTGGATGGTTTCGATCAGCTTTACGCCGGGCTTCCCGCCGCAGCGCGGGAAGAGATGCTGGGTTTCACCTTCAAGCTGGACGCGATTGGAACGTTCGACGCCTGGCTGGACGAGTTTAGCGATCACTACGACCGAATGATCAGCCAAGTATTTGAGCAGGTGCTGGACCGACTCGATACATTGGGCGATGCAACACTGCGGGCGCGTCTTTTCTCATTGCACGCCCAGTTGGTTGGGCTGCGCCCGATACTACTGGGATTCCTGCAAGAAGCATTGGCAAGTGACCGCTTCACCACGCCAGCACTGGTGCGTGGTGTGTACTGGTCTTCGGTGGTACAGCAAGGCGACATGCTCAATGCATTCGTTCGTGAGGCCGCACAGCCCTACAAGACAAAACTTCCGCTGCGCGAGGGCAAGGCACAGAGCAAGGCACTGGTCTATTTCATCCAACATGCCTTCAGGCGTGTCATCTATCAGGAAGCCGGACTTGCCGGGGATAACATCAGAGTGGCGCTTAGGAAGCGGCAGTTACTCTGGGTTGGCACGGGTGTGGGGATACTGGCTCTTAGTGTCACCATCGCCAGTTGGCAACGTTATTTCGAAATCAATGGCGCGAAGGCCGCCAACGTGCTCGCCAAAAGTCGAGTGTACAGTCATCGTGAAGTGGACCAGCGTTTGGACCCGACTGGACACAACCTGCTGCAGCCGCTGGATCAGATCCGCGACGCCGTGTCGGTATTTGGCGACTACCGTGACGCATGGCCGGGTGTGGCTGACTTAGGTTTGTATCAGGGGCGTGTCATCGGTCCGCGTGTCGATGAGGCTTACCTTAGCTTGCTCTCGAAACGTTTCCTGCCGGCCTTGGCCAGCGGGGTAATCGATGTCATGGATACGGCCTCCCCAGGCAGTGAGCAGCAGATGGCGGCCCTAAGGGTCTACCGGATGCTGGAGGATCGCCAGAACCGCCGACCCGAATGGGTAGAGGATTGGATGGCTCGCCAGTGGCAGCAAAAATTTCCTGGCCAGGGCCAATTGCAACGCGACCTCATGCGGCACCTGAAGTACGCGATGGCCTATGCCGATGCCGAGCTGCCGCAATACAACCAGCGAATCGCTGAGGTGCAGCAAAGTTTACGCAAGATGCCGCTGCCAGAGCGGGTCTATTCGAGCCTGAAGCAGCAGGCAGGAAAACAATTGCCTACTGACTTGGACCTGCGTCTTCAGGTCGGGCCGGCCTTCGATGTGGTATACCAGTCGTCTGTCGGTGGCAGGCAGGGTGAAAGTGTGCTGGTAGCACCCATGCTTACGGCAAAGGGCTTCAGGCAATACTTCGAGCCGCATAGTCAGCGCTTTGCCGAAATGGCGATGGTCGACGAGTGGGCACTGGGTGAGCGCGGCCAGCTCGACTATTCGGATGCCGACCGAGAGGCGCTGGGTGAACGGCTGCGTAATTTGTACAGCGCCGACTTCATCGACAGTTGGCGGCGTGCCTTGAATGCTTTCTCGGTGGCCGACTTCCGCGATCTGGATCATGGCGTTGAGGTGCTGCAGCAGTTCACCGGTCCATCTGCACCCCTGCATCGGCTGTTGGATACGGTGAGGGCCAATACCTGGCTGACATCCGCTGTGGATACTGATGCAGTTGCGAAGGCTGAGATGTTAGGGCCGACAACCCGCAAGTCTGAGCAACAGCAGGCGTGGGCGATTCAGCGTGCCTTTGCGGGGCTGACCGCCATGCTGCGCGCAACGGGTGAAAAGCCTAGCTATTACGATGAAACCCTAGGTGCCATCGCCGCCGTACATGATTACGCGAAGGCGGTGCAGGACAGTCCGGACAGAGGCAAAGCGGCACTCCAGGCGGTGCTTCAGCGCTTCTCGATGACAGGACCTGATCCGATCGGCACCCTGCAACGCGTAGCCACCGGCTTGCCAGAGCCAATCAACCATCAGGTTGGAAAATTGGCCGATCAAACGGCACAAGTGCTCAACGTCGAGGCCCTGCGCGAGCTTGAGCGCCGCTGGGATGCCGAGGTGTACAGCTTCTTCCAGCAGCGCCTGGCTGGGCGCTACCCCTTTGTGGTGCGGGCACCCGATGCTTCGCTGGATGATTTTGAAGCATTCTTTGGACCGAAGGGGCGGCTGCAGCAGTTCAACAATCAATATCTGCGGATTTTCCTAAAGGACAATCTCGAAGCCATGCAGGCTGACAAGCAAGGTCGGTCGTTGATTCGCAGCGATGTGATCGAGCAGTTGGAGCAGGCAGATCGTATCCGCGAAACGTTCTTTGATCAGCGCGGCAACCTGAGCGTGCAGTTCAGTATCGAGCCGCTGGGGCTCAGCGCGAACCAGCGCACCAGTCTGCTTGACCTCGATGGTCAGTTGATTTCTTACACCCATGGTCCGCGCCAGATCATCGGTATCATCTGGCCTAATACCCTGGGGCAGCATGTGCGTAGCAACCTGACCTTGCTTAGGCAGAACGGCAACAGTAGCAGCCTGGAATACCGCGGGCCGTGGTCGATGTTCCGCTTGCTCAGTCGTGGCTCGCTCAATGGGCGCACTGCGACCAGCGTGGACTTGAGCTTCCGCACCGGCGACGGCGTGATGCGCTATCGACTCAACGCCGAGAAGGCTTTCAACCCCATCACGCAAGAGCCTTTTAAAGGTTTCAAATTGCCACGCGGATTGTTGCAGCAGTCGTCCAATCTGGAGCCAACCGCGCGGGCCCGGCTATAA
- the tssB gene encoding type VI secretion system contractile sheath small subunit, which produces MVKSTGSVAPKERINIKYVSATGDEQAEIELPHKMLVMGDFGLDDNRALEDRQVMRIDKHTFNNVLHDADVSLGMSVPSMLNAAPGTELAVQLQFRSINDFGPDRIARQIPELNKLLELREALVALKGPLGNVPTFRKHLQHLLSNERARKQLAEELDIVFEAPKQD; this is translated from the coding sequence ATGGTCAAGAGCACTGGCTCGGTCGCGCCCAAGGAACGTATAAATATCAAATATGTTTCGGCAACTGGAGACGAGCAAGCCGAAATAGAGCTCCCCCACAAGATGTTGGTCATGGGCGATTTCGGCTTGGATGACAACCGTGCTCTGGAGGACCGCCAGGTCATGCGTATTGATAAACACACGTTCAACAATGTACTGCATGACGCCGACGTAAGCTTAGGCATGTCCGTACCTTCCATGCTCAATGCCGCGCCAGGGACAGAGCTCGCTGTGCAATTGCAGTTCCGGTCGATCAATGACTTTGGGCCAGACCGGATCGCCCGTCAGATACCGGAGCTGAACAAACTGCTGGAGTTGCGTGAAGCACTGGTTGCCCTCAAAGGCCCGCTGGGCAATGTGCCGACATTTCGCAAGCACTTGCAGCATCTGTTGAGCAATGAGCGTGCACGAAAGCAGCTCGCTGAAGAACTGGACATAGTGTTCGAAGCACCAAAACAAGACTGA
- a CDS encoding dTMP kinase has protein sequence MSAPLFVSLDGPKGVGKTTLLEAIARALRLEDHKVVRLSERNHDPFRAQTMALVNAFARAPCVELELRICEQLADSRAWISRHVLPNQLPGSIILMDRWYASDAAFRRTVSFADIQRLNLERGVQVPDLQVAVITRSELSWARAQARRGGLRSTVLQSAQGHAACTDAFEQAMAGQDWLVCRNEGALEVAIAQVVAGVRERLEARTDG, from the coding sequence ATGTCTGCACCACTGTTCGTCTCGCTGGACGGTCCCAAGGGTGTCGGCAAGACCACCTTGCTAGAAGCCATCGCTCGTGCGCTACGGCTTGAGGATCACAAGGTAGTACGACTCAGCGAGCGTAATCACGATCCATTCCGGGCGCAGACCATGGCGCTCGTCAATGCGTTCGCCAGAGCGCCTTGTGTGGAACTGGAGCTGCGTATCTGTGAGCAACTGGCGGACAGCCGTGCCTGGATTTCACGTCACGTGCTGCCCAACCAGTTGCCCGGCAGCATCATCCTGATGGACCGCTGGTACGCCTCAGATGCGGCATTCCGGCGCACTGTTTCTTTCGCGGACATTCAGCGGCTGAATCTTGAACGCGGTGTCCAAGTGCCAGATCTGCAAGTGGCCGTAATCACTCGCTCGGAGCTGTCGTGGGCCAGGGCGCAGGCACGCCGCGGCGGTCTGCGCAGTACGGTGCTGCAGAGCGCTCAGGGCCATGCAGCCTGCACCGATGCTTTCGAGCAGGCAATGGCCGGCCAGGACTGGCTGGTGTGTCGCAACGAGGGAGCGCTGGAGGTAGCCATCGCGCAGGTAGTGGCCGGAGTGCGGGAGCGTTTGGAGGCAAGGACTGATGGCTGA
- the tssA gene encoding type VI secretion system protein TssA, with translation MSLVAKVSAEEIARLLAPIDPQAPAGLFDVEDETYQAIDQEMVKLGGLQEASIDWAYIEEASRQYLGQQCKHLRIVAHLSAAWLRVDCWRRWVFTLELLAGVVERYWEAAHPKPGPKGYLGKRKLVVIVVTRLIEALPRLDRFTYSTSHAAMALDGLTRLQQQQNTAQLDAGGLGELERVLRKQLELASGVGESCVATNLAPSTDSAPLAQVIAKPAPRVSLSNERETRRALLSMAELINQQDPYDPTGYQLRRFGLWAHIQAAPQTRQDNRTELMAVPQDIAGDYEEAIGGTTLDAALLQRIEKSVTACPYWIHGSFLAATAATRLAMGEVAEAIRAATARFVLRMPALQQLCFSDGRVFVDDQCLAWLKGSQGQSDQDAGAQEFSSLREELTGQLEAGGVEPVLLRLQGMQADLRTPRERCHTTVIAADLLAARGVSWLAQDLCASVARTMQHTTASAWEPEVFQRLQQYAAPQLLVERSKEQES, from the coding sequence ATGTCGCTGGTAGCAAAGGTCTCGGCTGAGGAAATCGCCCGGCTGCTTGCGCCGATTGACCCACAGGCACCTGCCGGCCTGTTCGATGTGGAGGACGAAACGTATCAGGCCATTGATCAGGAGATGGTCAAGCTGGGCGGGCTGCAGGAAGCCTCGATCGACTGGGCCTACATCGAAGAAGCGTCCCGGCAATACTTAGGCCAGCAGTGCAAGCATTTACGGATCGTCGCCCACCTGAGTGCTGCATGGCTGCGCGTCGATTGCTGGCGGCGCTGGGTATTTACCTTGGAGCTGTTGGCGGGTGTTGTTGAGCGCTATTGGGAAGCCGCTCATCCCAAACCGGGCCCCAAGGGCTACCTAGGCAAGCGCAAGCTGGTCGTCATCGTGGTCACGCGTTTGATCGAGGCTCTACCGCGGCTAGACCGTTTTACTTACAGCACCTCCCATGCCGCAATGGCTCTGGATGGGTTGACGCGCCTACAGCAGCAACAGAACACCGCACAATTGGATGCCGGGGGGCTGGGGGAGTTGGAGCGCGTGCTACGTAAACAGTTGGAGCTTGCCAGCGGTGTTGGCGAGTCCTGCGTGGCCACTAATCTTGCTCCTAGCACCGACTCTGCACCGCTTGCGCAGGTCATCGCCAAGCCAGCGCCGCGAGTGTCGCTGAGCAACGAGCGAGAAACGCGGCGAGCCCTATTGAGCATGGCTGAGCTCATCAATCAGCAGGACCCCTACGATCCTACCGGCTACCAGTTACGCCGCTTCGGCCTGTGGGCACATATTCAGGCTGCGCCGCAGACCAGGCAGGACAATCGTACGGAACTGATGGCGGTTCCGCAGGACATTGCCGGTGACTATGAGGAAGCCATAGGTGGCACGACGCTTGATGCCGCATTGCTGCAGCGGATCGAGAAAAGCGTGACGGCTTGCCCTTACTGGATTCACGGCAGTTTCCTCGCGGCGACCGCCGCAACCCGGTTGGCGATGGGCGAAGTGGCCGAGGCTATTCGCGCTGCCACCGCGCGGTTCGTGCTGCGCATGCCGGCGTTGCAGCAATTGTGTTTCAGCGACGGCCGGGTATTCGTGGATGACCAATGCCTGGCCTGGCTCAAGGGCTCTCAAGGGCAATCTGATCAGGACGCAGGCGCTCAGGAGTTTTCAAGCTTGCGCGAGGAGCTGACCGGCCAACTGGAAGCCGGTGGCGTCGAACCGGTTCTGCTCAGGCTGCAAGGGATGCAAGCCGATCTGCGAACGCCCCGGGAGCGCTGCCATACCACAGTGATCGCTGCTGACTTGCTGGCTGCGCGGGGGGTGTCCTGGCTGGCGCAGGACCTGTGCGCGAGCGTTGCCCGGACGATGCAGCACACCACCGCCAGCGCATGGGAGCCAGAGGTCTTTCAACGGCTTCAGCAGTATGCCGCCCCCCAGTTGCTGGTTGAACGGAGCAAGGAGCAGGAGTCTTGA